The following are from one region of the Sorghum bicolor cultivar BTx623 chromosome 2, Sorghum_bicolor_NCBIv3, whole genome shotgun sequence genome:
- the LOC8054512 gene encoding pentatricopeptide repeat-containing protein ELI1, chloroplastic: MSTAAAAAVLPSPSSTRHPSGGVQHGVLTADRAAALLAGCASARRASELHAAAVRAGVDQDKAVDFRLQRAYAASGRLDLAVALLRRTPDPTAVFYTSAIHAHSSRGLHHAALALLSEMLLSHGLLPTAHTLSASLPACGGLAVGRALHGYAVKLALSGEPYVATALLGMYARAGDAAAARVLFDGMQPDPHVVSVTAMLTCYAKMGLLDDARSLFDGLPSKDLICWNAMMDGYTQHGRPSEALRLFRRMLRSGVEPDEVSVVLALSAVAQLGTAESGRWLHSFVTNSSSRRVRLNARVGTALIDMYYKCGSLEDAVAVFGDLGAGDRDIVAWNAMVNGYAMHGHSREALAAFGQLRAQGLWPTDITFIGVLNACSHSGLVDEGRELFRSMAEEYGIEPKVEHYGCMVDLLGRAGRVEEAFELVQSMTRTKPDAVMWASLLAACRLHKNMELGQRIADHLVANGLANSGTYVLLSNMYAAAGNWREVGRVRAMMRASGIQKEPGCSAVEVGRRVVEFVAGDRSHPRAAEIYAKLEEVNGMARARGHVPRTELVLHDLDDDDTAAKEQALAVHSEKLALAFGLISTPPGTAIKIVKNLRACADCHAVLKLVSEVTGRKIVFRDRNRFHHFVDGSCTCGDYW; this comes from the coding sequence ATGtccaccgccgccgcagccgccgtGCTCCCCTCCCCGTCATCGACCAGACACCCGTCCGGCGGTGTCCAGCATGGCGTCCTCACGGCGGACCGCGCGGCGGCGCTACTGGCGGGCTGCGCGTCCGCGCGCCGCGCCTCCGAGCTCCACGCCGCGGCGGTGCGCGCCGGCGTGGACCAGGACAAAGCCGTGGACTTCCGTCTCCAGCGCGCGTACGCCGCGTCCGGCCGGCTGGACCTCGCCGTGGCGCTGCTCCGCCGCACGCCCGACCCGACCGCCGTCTTCTACACCTCCGCCATCCACGCGCACTCCTCGCGGGGCCTCCACCACGCGGCGCTGGCGCTGCTCTCGGAGATGCTGCTGTCCCACGGCCTTCTCCCCACCGCGCACACCCTCTCGGCCTCCCTCCCCGCGTGCGGCGGCCTCGCGGTCGGGCGCGCGCTGCACGGGTACGCCGTGAAGCTGGCGCTCTCCGGCGAACCGTACGTGGCCACCGCGCTGCTGGGCATGTACGCGCGCGCCGGGGACGCCGCGGCGGCGCGCGTGCTGTTCGACGGGATGCAGCCGGACCCGCACGTGGTGTCCGTGACGGCGATGCTGACCTGCTACGCCAAGATGGGCCTGCTCGACGACGCGCGCAGCCTGTTCGACGGGTTGCCCAGCAAGGACCTCATCTGCTGGAACGCCATGATGGACGGGTACACGCAGCACGGGCGGCCCAGCGAGGCGCTGCGGCTGTTCCGGCGGATGCTGAGGTCGGGAGTGGAGCCCGACGAGGTGTCGGTGGTGCTGGCGCTCTCCGCGGTGGCGCAGCTGGGCACGGCGGAGTCCGGGAGGTGGCTCCACTCGTTCGTGACCAACAGCAGCAGCCGCCGTGTCCGGCTCAACGCCAGGGTCGGCACGGCGCTCATCGACATGTACTACAAGTGCGGGAGCCTGGAGGACGCCGTCGCCGTGTTCGGGGACCTCGGCGCCGGCGACAGGGACATCGTCGCGTGGAACGCCATGGTCAACGGGTACGCCATGCACGGGCACAGCCGGGAGGCGTTGGCGGCGTTCGGCCAGCTCCGGGCGCAGGGGCTCTGGCCGACCGACATCACCTTCATCGGCGTGCTCAACGCGTGCAGCCACTCCGGGCTAGTCGACGAAGGCCGCGAGCTGTTCAGGTCGATGGCGGAAGAGTACGGCATCGAGCCCAAGGTGGAGCACTACGGCTGCATGGTGGACCTCCTCGGGCGCGCCGGGCGCGTCGAGGAAGCGTTCGAGCTCGTGCAGAGCATGACGAGGACGAAGCCCGACGCGGTGATGTGGGCGTCGCTCCTCGCCGCCTGCCGGCTGCACAAGAACATGGAGCTGGGGCAGCGGATCGCCGACCACCTCGTGGCCAACGGGCTGGCGAACTCCGGCACGTACGTCCTGCTGTCGAACATGTACGCGGCGGCGGGGAACTGGCGGGAGGTGGGGCGGGTGCGGGCGATGATGAGGGCGAGCGGCATCCAGAAGGAGCCCGGGTGCAGCGCCGTGGAGGTGGGGCGGCGGGTGGTGGAGTTCGTGGCCGGGGACCGGAGCCACCCGCGCGCGGCGGAGATCTACGCCAAGCTGGAGGAGGTGAACGGCATGGCGCGGGCGCGAGGGCACGTGCCGCGGACCGAGCTGGTGCTGCAcgacctcgacgacgacgacacggCGGCCAAGGAGCAGGCGCTGGCGGTGCACAGCGAGAAGCTGGCGCTGGCGTTCGGCCTCATCAGCACGCCGCCCGGGACGGCGATCAAGATCGTCAAGAACCTCCGGGCGTGCGCCGACTGCCACGCCGTGCTGAAGCTGGTGTCGGAGGTGACGGGGAGGAAGATCGTGTTCAGGGACAGGAACAGGTTCCACCATTTCGTCGACGGGTCATGCACGTGTGGGGATTATTGGTGA
- the LOC8054514 gene encoding GDSL esterase/lipase At5g03600 — translation MMIKLLTSACILLLFLNVAESSRALAAGGGGNVTWTKRHHDHGGGRASHTHMLFVFGDEFADAGNLATEASLGGYSRTWRYPFGESDAAHGRKPTGRFSDGLVQSDYMAKIMGKRESPPAYNGDGWDGEVVDPSGLNFAVGGAGVMRAPPGAAPAGARVAMLRAQVTQLRDLVSDGLLDDKDFDESVALVAFSGNDYAQVGDADGFEALIPMVVDEVASLVSELLDMGVTKVVVNTLPPFGCTPWLARGSNYTACNGGANDGPAKHNAMLRDRLDGDDDVMVLDVYTVMMDMVAPPAEGSELSARFKERLQPCCESYGGGEDGAYCGDPDGRYWLCDHPEDYFYWDFVNPTQAGWRAVMQMLQGPIMAFLGISQLNHF, via the exons ATGATGATCAAACTCCTCACCTCCGCCTGCATTCTTCTCCTTTTTCTCAATG TTGCGGAGTCGTCGCGAGCATTGGCTGCTGGCGGTGGTGGTAACGTTACTTGGACCAAGCGCCACCACGACCACGGCGGCGGCCGGGCGAGCCACACGCACATGCTGTTTGTGTTCGGCGACGAGTTCGCGGACGCGGGCAACCTGGCGACGGAGGCGTCCTTGGGCGGCTACTCGAGGACGTGGCGGTACCCGTTCGGCGAGTCGGACGCGGCGCACGGCCGGAAACCCACGGGCCGCTTCTCCGACGGGCTCGTGCAGTCGGACTACATGGCCAAGATCATGGGCAAGCGCGAGTCCCCGCCCGCCTACAACGGCGACGGCTGGGACGGCGAGGTCGTCGACCCTTCCGGCCTCAACTTCGCcgtcggcggcgccggcgtCATGCGGGCGCCCCCAGGCGCCGCGCCCGCGGGCGCCCGCGTCGCCATGCTCCGCGCGCAGGTCACGCAGCTCCGCGACCTCGTCAGCGACGGCCTCCTGGACGACAAGGACTTCGACGAGTCGGTGGCGCTCGTCGCCTTCTCCGGCAACGACTACGCGCAGGTCGGTGACGCCGACGGCTTCGAAGCGTTGATTCCGATGGTGGTGGACGAGGTGGCGAGCCTGGTGTCGGAGCTGCTGGACATGGGGGTGACCAAGGTGGTGGTGAACACGCTGCCGCCGTTCGGGTGCACGCCGTGGCTGGCGAGGGGCTCCAACTACACCGCCTGCAACGGCGGCGCCAACGACGGGCCGGCCAAGCACAACGCGATGCTGAGGGACCGGCtggacggcgacgacgacgtcaTGGTGCTGGACGTGTACACGGTGATGATGGACATGGTGGCGCCGCCGGCGGAAGGGTCGGAGCTGTCGGCGAGGTTCAAGGAGCGGCTGCAGCCATGCTGCGAGAgctacggcggcggcgaggacggCGCATACTGCGGCGACCCCGACGGGCGGTACTGGCTGTGCGACCACCCCGAGGACTACTTCTACTGGGACTTCGTTAACCCCACGCAGGCAGGCTGGAGGGCCGTCATGCAGATGCTACAGGGACCCATCATGGCCTTCCTTGGCATCTCACAGCTCAACCACTTTTAG
- the LOC110432363 gene encoding eukaryotic translation initiation factor 5A-like → MSDSEEHHFESKADAGASKTYPQQAGTIRKNGYIVIKNRPCKVVEVSTSKTGKHGHAKCHFVGIDIFTGKKLEDIVPSSHNCDVPHVNRVEYQLIDISEDGFVSLLTESGNTKDDTKLPSDEALQAQIKSGYDEGKDILLTVMSAMGEEQICAVKEIGGKN, encoded by the exons ATGTCGGACTCCGAGGAGCACCACTTCGAGTCCAAGGCCGACGCCGGCGCCTCCAAGACGTACCCGCAGCAGGCCGGCACCATCCGCAAGAACGGCTACATCGTCATCAAGAACCGTCCCTGCAAG GTTGTTGAGGTCTCCACTTCCAAGACTGGGAAGCATGGCCATGCCAAGTGCCACTTTGTTGGAATTGACATTTTCACTGGAAAGAAGCTTGAGGATATTGTTCCTTCTTCTCACAACTGTGAC GTTCCACATGTTAACCGTGTTGAGTATCAGCTGATTGACATTTCTGAAGATGGATTT GTCAGCCTTTTGACTGAGAGTGGCAACACTAAGGATGACACCAAGCTTCCCAGTGATGAAGCTCTGCAAGCCCAG ATCAAGAGTGGATATGATGAAGGAAAGGACATCCTCCTGACCGTGATGTCTGCCATGGGCGAGGAACAGATCTGTGCTGTCAAGGAGATTGGGGGCAAGAACTAA
- the LOC8081605 gene encoding protein NUCLEAR FUSION DEFECTIVE 4 gives MLLGYAGFSGAIFTQLYRAFGSGGEDGATLLLILAWLPTVVSLLFCFTVRVIPRISSSTAATAMGLADQERKGVLGFLRVSVLIGIYLLILNVMEVKVPRLSTHVYHITNTLLLFVLVVGPLIIVVKQEYHQITYNKLPPPPATPSSSSAPSSSSSLQQDVSAMGDQEMNYSVLQALCSKHMLLLFITTACGIGGIMTVVDNMSQIGQSVGHSQRTISMLVSLVSLSNYAGRVLAGLGSDYVVECYKLPRPLVLTMTLLLAFFGHLLIALGLRDGLYVASLIMGFCLGSIWTVLFAVVSEVFGLKHFSTLYNLSTLASPVGSYVLSVQVAGRMYDHEAQRQGHLWQDLACVGVQCFRASFEIIAGVTLLGMVVSLVMTWRTRAFYHARFSDAGGGGVAITAVVTIDKNIKQQEGLADQNKTLATSQSLSIC, from the coding sequence ATGCTCTTGGGCTATGCCGGCTTCAGTGGCGCCATCTTCACGCAGCTCTACCGTGCGTTCGGTAGCGGCGGCGAAGATGGCGCCACTCTTTTGCTAATCTTGGCATGGCTCCCCACTGTCGTCTCGCTGCTGTTTTGCTTCACCGTTCGTGTCATCCCACGAATCAGTAGCAgcacggcggcgacggcgatggGGCTTGCCGACCAGGAACGCAAGGGCGTGTTGGGTTTCCTTCGTGTCTCCGTCCTCATTGGCATCTACCTCCTCATTCTGAACGTCATGGAGGTGAAGGTACCCCGACTCTCGACGCATGTCTACCACATCACCAACACCTTACTCCTTTTCGTCCTCGTCGTCGGCCCACTCATCATCGTCGTGAAGCAGGAGTACCACCAGATCACCTATAATAAgcttccgccgccgccggcgactcCATCATCCTCTTCTgcaccgtcgtcgtcgtcgtccttgcAGCAAGACGTGTCAGCTATGGGAGATCAAGAGATGAACTACTCGGTTTTGCAGGCTCTTTGCAGCAAGCACATGCTACTGCTCTTCATCACCACCGCCTGCGGCATCGGTGGCATCATGACGGTGGTGGACAACATGAGCCAGATTGGGCAGTCAGTAGGGCACTCACAACGCACAATCTCCATGCTGGTGTCCCTTGTGAGCCTGTCCAACTACGCAGGGCGTGTGCTGGCTGGCCTGGGCTCTGACTATGTGGTGGAGTGTTACAAGCTGCCACGCCCACTGGTGCTCACCATGACGCTCCTCCTCGCATTCTTCGGCCACCTTCTCATCGCCTTAGGTTTGCGAGATGGTTTGTACGTCGCATCGCTCATCATGGGCTTCTGCCTTGGATCTATATGGACGGTGTTGTTCGCCGTAGTGTCAGAGGTGTTTGGGCTCAAGCACTTCTCCACACTCTACAATTTGTCCACGCTGGCAAGCCCCGTGGGATCCTACGTGCTGAGCGTGCAGGTGGCAGGCCGTATGTATGACCATGAGGCACAGAGGCAAGGCCATCTCTGGCAAGATCTCGCCTGCGTTGGGGTTCAGTGCTTCAGGGCATCGTTCGAGATAATCGCCGGTGTGACGTTGCTAGGCATGGTGGTGTCCCTAGTgatgacgtggaggacgagggcaTTCTACCATGCTAGGTTCAGTgatgctggtggtggtggtgtcgcAATCACAGCCGTCGTCACGATAGATAAAAACATCAAGCAACAAGAGGGGTTGGCCGATCAAAACAAAACACTAGCTACAAGTCAAAGTCTGAGTATCTGCTAG
- the LOC8081603 gene encoding protein ANTHESIS POMOTING FACTOR 1, with protein sequence MTSLPRVSMEITDEVVKSMKIGLVFQGYNGRISSMDFHRKDTKYLVTASDDEAIRLYDTQDAVCLNTINSKKYGAELVCFTDNPSIVLYSSNNGWDESLRLLSMNDNRFIRYYKGHIDRVVCITLCSGKENFLSASLDRKVLLWDHRAEKSQGVLRVQRRPAVSYDDQGMVFAIAFGGRIRMYDTRKFGKGPFATFSVGTDDSEPHVIKFSSDGRRILLTTKAGRVHVLDSFEGNRIAMFHAKPVLTNSTLEASFCPEGNYIISGSGDSSVCAWNVESGKVARWESIDTNTKPPRVRWSPGSLMFVTGTTELSCWVPDLSKVESFTITDPQAPADTDTK encoded by the exons ATGACAAGTCTACCTAGGGTGAGCATGGAGATCACCGATGAGGTGGTCAAGAGCATGAAGATAGGGCTGGTCTTCCAAGGCTAT AATGGCAGAATTAGTTCTATGGATTTTCACAGAAAGGATACCAAATATCTCGTGACAGCTAGCGATGATGAAGCAATCCGTCTATACGACACTCAAGATGCAGT GTGTTTGAATACTATTAATAGCAAAAAATATGGGGCTGAACTTGTGTGCTTCACTGATAACCCATCTATTGTCTTATATTCATCAAACAATGGCTGGGATG AATCTCTGCGTCTACTCTCAATGAATGATAACCGGTTTATTAGATATTATAAAGGTCACATTGATAG GGTTGTCTGCATCACACTTTGCTCTGGAAAAGAAAATTTTCTCTCTGCTTCACTTGACCGTAAGGTTCTATTATGGGATCATCGGGCTGAAAAATCACAG GGTGTACTGCGTGTGCAAAGGAGGCCTGCAGTTTCATATGATGACCAGGGCATGGTATTTGCTATTGCCTTTGGTGGTCGAATAAGGATGTATGATACTCGAAAATTTGGAAAG GGGCCTTTTGCGACCTTCTCTGTCGGTACCGATGATTCAGAACCCCATGTCATAAAGTTTAGCAGTGATGGCAGGCGGATTCTGTTAACCACTAAAGCTGGGCGTGTTCATGTGCTAGATTCATTTGAAGGCAATAGG ATTGCAATGTTTCATGCAAAGCCAGTATTAACCAATTCAACACTAGAGGCATCATTCTGTCCAGAGGGAAACTATATCATATCTG GCTCTGGTGATAGTAGTGTCTGTGCTTGGAATGTTGAGAGCGGAAAG GTTGCACGCTGGGAAAGCATAGATACCAATACCAAACCACCGCGGGTAAGGTGGTCACCAGGATCCTTGATGTTCGTGACAGGaacaacagaactatcctgCTGGGTTCCAGATTTGTCCAAGGTGGAATCCTTTACAATCACCGACCCCCAGGCCCCTGCCGACACCGACACCAAGTAG
- the LOC8054513 gene encoding mavicyanin yields MAATRLALALLLAAAVAASQLPAAAVAANYTVGDEKGWNPDVDYTAWVKKHKPFYKGDWLIFQYQNGRSDVVQVDEVGYDNCDKANALSSYSKGSTYAFQLKEAKDYYFICSYGYCYHGMKVHVTAKSSGSGSSSSGSGSGSGSSSGDDSSDSSDDDSSSDDSPSPPAKKSKAKSSSAAAPPPSLLAATPRAAAITAAVALLLNRML; encoded by the exons ATGGCGGCGACGCGGCTGGCGCTTGCCCtcctgctggcggcggcggtggctgcgTCGCagctgccggcggcggcggtggcggccaaCTACACGGTGGGCGACGAGAAGGGGTGGAACCCGGACGTGGACTACACGGCCTGGGTGAAGAAGCACAAGCCCTTCTACAAGGGAGACTGGCTCA TCTTCCAGTACCAGAACGGTCGGTCGGACGTGGTGCAGGTGGACGAGGTCGGGTACGACAACTGCGACAAGGCCAACGCGCTGAGCAGCTACAGCAAGGGCAGCACCTACGCCTTCCAGCTCAAGGAGGCCAAAGACTACTACTTTATCTGCAGCTATGGCTACTGCTACCACGGCATGAAGGTCCATGTCACCGCCAAGTCCTCCGGATCCGGCTCTTCCTCCTCCGgatccggctccggctccggctcctctTCCGGTGACGATTCCTCTGACTCCTCTGATGACGACTCCTCCTCCGATGACTCGCCCTCTCCGCCCGCCAAGAAGTCCAAGGCCAAgtcctccagcgccgccgcgccaCCGCCGTCGCTCCTCGCCGCCAcgccccgcgccgccgccattACCGCCGCCGTGGCTCTGCTCCTCAACAGGATGCTCTGA
- the LOC8081604 gene encoding uncharacterized protein LOC8081604 has protein sequence MAQFSCKAQKPLGHCPILPSSWLLALFHLVVLDAMVARPRRRRRGSADGDGLTVGLGVQWTPPFRKLPAGAEPRPGTLQLCAGNSCLVFKIAQAGGAVPRILRRFLADARVTFAAYNVESYCRKLRAHHGLDVASTLELRSAGDGLGNAPMAEMASRLLGIPRGRVEKPPWIATSEWDGERLSWGQVRYAAADAYLSCRLGERIRGRRVVHAVESEDEYESSDDGDESGESREQEDADDDADGRWTHRFVGFIGVGGGCVDDEDDMCLPYETPAFTLY, from the coding sequence ATGGCTCAGTTCAGTTGTAAAGCTCAGAAACCTCTCGGCCATTGCCCGAttcttccatcttcttggcTTCTCGCCTTATTCCATCTCGTTGTCCTAGACGCCATGGTTGCCcgcccacgccgccgccgccgcggctccGCCGACGGCGACGGCCTCACGGTGGGGCTAGGCGTGCAGTGGACGCCGCCGTTCCGCAAGCTGCCCGCCGGCGCCGAGCCGCGGCCAGGCACGCTGCAGCTGTGCGCGGGGAACAGCTGCCTGGTCTTCAAGATCGCGCAGGCCGGCGGCGCTGTTCCCCGGATCCTGCGCCGGTTCCTGGCCGACGCCCGCGTCACGTTCGCCGCCTACAACGTGGAGTCCTACTGCCGGAAGCTCCGCGCGCACCACGGGCTGGACGTGGCGTCGACGCTGGAGCTCCGCAGCGCCGGGGATGGCCTGGGCAACGCGCCCATGGCGGAGATGGCGAGCCGGCTGCTGGGCATCCCCCGTGGTCGCGTCGAGAAGCCCCCGTGGATCGCCACGAGCGAGTGGGACGGGGAGAGGCTGTCGTGGGGCCAGGTGCGCTACGCGGCCGCCGACGCCTACCTCTCGTGCCGCCTCGGCGAACGCATCCGCGGCCGCCGTGTCGTGCATGCCGTCGAGAGTGAAGACGAGTACGAGTCAAGCGACGACGGTGACGAGTCTGGGGAGAGTCGGGAGCAGGAGGATGCTGACGACGACGCCGACGGCCGGTGGACGCATCGGTTCGTGGGGTTCATTGGAGTGGGAGGAGGATGTGTGGACGACGAAGACGATATGTGCCTTCCTTATGAAACCCCAGCTTTCACCCTATACTAG